In Chelmon rostratus isolate fCheRos1 chromosome 9, fCheRos1.pri, whole genome shotgun sequence, the following proteins share a genomic window:
- the rab41 gene encoding ras-related protein Rab-41 isoform X2 yields the protein MSTTTGGGEFGNPLRKFKLVFLGEQSVGKTSLITRFMYDSFDNTYQATIGIDFLSKTMYLEDRTIRLQLWDTAGQERFRSLIPSYIRDSAAAVVVYDIANLNSFQQTSKWIDDVRTERGSDVIIMLVGNKTDLADKRQVSVEAAERKARELNVMYIETSAKAGYNVKQLFRRVAAALPGMDSTPEKSKEDMIDIKLEKQPEMTVTESSCSC from the exons atgtcaACCACGACTGGCGGCGGAGAGTTTGGCAACCCTCTACGGAAGTTCAAGCTTGTTTTTCTGGGCGAACAGAGTG TTGGGAAGACCTCACTCATTACCAGGTTTATGTATGACAGTTTCGACAACACTTATCAG GCAACAATTGGCATTGACTTTTTGTCAAAAACTATGTACCTTGAAGATCGCACG ATTCGGCTGCAGCTCTGGGATACAGCCGGACAGGAACGTTTCCGCAGCCTCATCCCCAGTTACATCCGAGACTCAGCCGCTGCTGTGGTGGTTTATGACATAGCCA ATCTTAATTCATTCCAGCAAACCTCAAAGTGGATTGATGATGTtagaacagagagaggaagtgatgtgATTATCATGCTTGTTGGGAACAAAACAGACCTGGCGGATAAAAG GCAAGTTTCTGTTGAGGCGGCAGAGAGGAAAGCTCGTGAGCTCAATGTGATGTACATAGAGACCAGCGCCAAGGCTGGCTATAACGTCAAACAG CTGTTCCGTCGAGTTGCTGCTGCATTGCCTGGGATGGACAGCACaccagagaaaagcaaagaggaCA TGATCGACATCAAACTGGAGAAACAGCCAGAGATGACTGTCACCGAGAGCAGCTGCTCATGCTAG
- the rab41 gene encoding ras-related protein Rab-41 isoform X1 produces the protein MRLMEGINGKCLKMSPCGQRSSNSRNNDSAGPPSHVLFARWSSPTLLHLNDSPHSSIKRPFSSLLLGLQFLHVCPILHFLDLPSPSLSPPPSPFLPPRSNPQVRLQLWDTAGQERFRSLIPSYIRDSTIAVVVYDITNLNSFQQTSKWIDDVRTERGSDVIIMLVGNKTDLADKRQVSVEAAERKARELNVMYIETSAKAGYNVKQLFRRVAAALPGMDSTPEKSKEDMIDIKLEKQPEMTVTESSCSC, from the exons ATGCGGCTGATGGAAGGAATAAACGGAAAATGTCTTAAGATGTCACCTTGTGGGCAGAGATCCTCTAACAGCCGAAATAATGATTCAGCAGGGCCTCCTTCTCATGTCTTATTTGCACGCTGGTCATCTCCGACCCTGCTGCATTTGAATGATTCTCCCCATTCCTCCATAAAAAGGCCATTTTCATCTCTGCTTCTTGGCTTGCAGTTCCTTCATGTCTGTCCTATCCTCCACTTTCTTGATCTGCCTTCCCCCTCTTTATCTCCACCTCCTTCCCCTTTTCTCCCCCCCCGCTCCAATCCTCAGGTCCGGCTCCAGCTTTGGGACACTGCCGGACAGGAGCGTTTTCGTAGCCTAATTCCCAGCTACATCCGTGACTCTACCATTGCCGTGGTTGTTTATGACATCACCA ATCTTAATTCATTCCAGCAAACCTCAAAGTGGATTGATGATGTtagaacagagagaggaagtgatgtgATTATCATGCTTGTTGGGAACAAAACAGACCTGGCGGATAAAAG GCAAGTTTCTGTTGAGGCGGCAGAGAGGAAAGCTCGTGAGCTCAATGTGATGTACATAGAGACCAGCGCCAAGGCTGGCTATAACGTCAAACAG CTGTTCCGTCGAGTTGCTGCTGCATTGCCTGGGATGGACAGCACaccagagaaaagcaaagaggaCA TGATCGACATCAAACTGGAGAAACAGCCAGAGATGACTGTCACCGAGAGCAGCTGCTCATGCTAG
- the arr3b gene encoding arrestin 3b, retinal (X-arrestin): MAQHEQALCYQMSDSLSFPSFTLFRVFKKTSGNGHIALYLAKRDFVDNVDSVEVVDGVIKVDPSGLNDRKVFVYLACAFRYGSDDLDVMGLSFRRDIWIQRVQVYPPTGANTASSPMQEFLMKKVGEQGYPFSFQMPTDLPCSVSLQPGPGDAGKACGVDFEVKGYIANAANNADEVIEKKDTCRLMIRKIQFAPVNNKAGPKADIAKQFMMTDKPVHLEASLEKEIYYHGDPITVNVKINNETAKVVKKIKVSVEQLTNVVLYSSDTYVKTVCCEEFGETVNANSTFNKSFQITPLLANNKEKRGLSVDGRLKDEDTHLASTTLSQGEKEMQGIIISYKVKVNLMVSGGGLLGGLTSSDVTVELPLTLMSPKPAEL, encoded by the exons ATGGCTCAACATGAGCAGGCTCTCTGTTACCAAATG TCTGATTCActgtcttttccttctttcactcttttcagGGTATTTAAGAAGACCAGTGGCAATGGACAT ATTGCCCTGTACTTGGCGAAGAGAGACTTTGTCGATAATGTGGATTCAGTGGAAGTAGTCG ACGGTGTTATTAAAGTGGACCCTTCTGGTCTTAACGACAGAAAAG TGTTTGTCTACCTTGCTTGTGCCTTCCGCTATGGAAGCGATGACTTGGACGTTATGGGCCTGTCCTTCAGGAGAGACATCTGGATCCAGCGCGTTCAGGTGTATCCACCTACAGGCGCAAACACAGCCTCATCACCAATGCAGGAATTCCTCATGAAGAAAGTTGGAGAGCAAGGATATCCTTTTTCCTTCCAG ATGCCAACAGATCTGCCATGCTCAGTCTCCTTACAGCCTGGGCCAGGTGACGCTGGCAAG GCTTGTGGCGTGGACTTTGAGGTTAAAGGATACATTGCCAATGCAGCAAACAATGCAGATGAAGTCATTGAAAAGAA GGACACGTGTCGCCTGATGATTCGCAAAATACAGTTTGCACCAGTTAACAACAAGGCCGGACCCAAGGCTGATATAGCCAAGCAGTTTATGATGACTGACAAACCTGTTCACTTGGAGGCCTCCCTTGAAAAAGAG ATTTATTACCACGGAGACCCAATCACGGTCAATGTAAAAATCAACAACGAAACTGCCAAGGTTGTGAAGAAAATCAAAGTCTCAG TTGAGCAGTTAACAAACGTGGTGCTCTACTCATCTGACACCTACGTCAAGACAGTCTGCTGTGAGGAGTTTGG GGAGACAGTAAACGCCAACTCTACGTTCAACAAGTCGTTCCAAATAACCCCTCTGCTGgccaacaacaaagagaagCGGGGTCTCTCAGTTGACGGACGGCTAAAAGATGAGGACACCCACCTAGCATCCACCACCCT GAGTCAAGGAGAAAAGGAGATGCAGGGGATCATTATCTCCTACAAAGTCAAGGTCAATCTAATGGTGTCTGGAGGAGG TCTGCTGGGTGGCCTAACATCAAG cgACGTCACTGTGGAGCTTCCTCTGACCCTGATGTCCCCAAAGCCTGCAG AGCTATGA